CCCTGCTGGAGTTCTCTATCAAGAGGGATGTGAAGAAAGAGGAGGCGCTCCAAGCACAccatggggagaaggaaggagagctccGGGACGCCACCGCAGAAGAGCGGCGCTTCAAGTGTGACCAGTGCGACAAGGCCTACAAGCATGCCGGCAGCCTGACCAATCACAAGCAGAGCCACACCCTGGGCGTGTACCAGTGCTCCATGTGCTACAAGGAGTTCTCCAACCTCATGGCGCTCAAGAGCCACACGCGCCTCCACTCCGAGTACCGGCCCTATAAATGCCGGTTCTGCCACAAAGCTTTCCGGCTCCCTTCCGAGCTGCTGAGCCACCAAAAAGCTCACGACGAGGAAAAGAGCAAAACGGCCAGCCGGCCCACCTGGGATGGTTCAGACCATGGCATCTGGGAGGAGGAATCCATCGAGACCTCGGCCAAGCTGGATATTTACCAGCCTCCACCGGCAGGCACCAACTTTGGAGACAGTGCCCCTTGTAGCCTCAAGGACACATCCAAGGCAGGCGGAGGGGAGCGCTGCAACCCAGACGGGGAGCTTTGTGTCCGCTGTGGCGGCACCTTTGCTAACGAGGAGGAGCTGAAAGAGCACAGCTGCCTGTATCCAGAGGAGGCGAATGAAGAGGAGGGCGAAGGCAGCACCCCCTCCCAGCTGGCCCCCGGTTCCAACGGGATATGGGAAGCCAGTTTGAAAGGGGAGGAGGACTATCCCATGTTGGAGGAGCGACCCTTCCGCTGTGAAGATTGTGGCAGGACGTACCGGCATGCAGGGAGCCTCATCAACCACAAGAAGAGCCACCAGATCGGGGTGTACAGCTGCAACGTCTGCTCCAAACAGCTCTACAACCTGGCCGCCTTGAAGAACCACTTGCGGGTCCACCTCAAATCCAAGCTTGGGTTGCCCACGCTGGAGGAGGCCTCCCAGCATCTCTCTGTCATCTCGGACTTGCAGCAAGAGGAAGAGAACCCCGGAGAGCCCAGGGACTGCCACATCCAGCCACCAGACATTTGGGGAGGAGCTTCCTGcccaaaagaagaagacgaaAGAGGTGGCGGGGAGGAAGAGCGGCCGTACCGATGTGGGGATTGTGGGCGGAGCTATCGGCACCGTGGCAGTCTCGTGAACCACCGCCACACCCACCAGACTGGGGTCTTCCAGTGCTCCATCTGCCCCAAGCAGTACACCAACCTCATGGCTCTCCGGAATCACGTCCGGGTGCATTTGCGAGCGGCCCGGCTGAACGGCAGGGAGCCAGTCGACTGCCTGACCTGCACCAGCTGTGGAGAGAGCTTCGAAGAGGAGGCAGAATTCCAGCTCCATCAGCTGCGCCACCTGCCCTGCAGCGAGGACATAGAGGCAGCAGCCATCCCGGGGTTCGTGGGCTTCCATCCCCAGGAGGCTGATCTTCTCCAAGCTATTAAGCAAGATGTGGAAGCCCTGGAGAACGGTGCAGCAGTGGCTGAGgacatccttccttcctctgagacGTCGTATGTCTGTAACCAGTGCAAGATGACTTTTGCCAGTGCGGCCAGTCTGCAGCACCACAGCCTGCAGCACGGGGGCAACCGGGAGCAGCTTGACGGGGCATCTGAGAGGCCTGATTCCCCTGCTCCCATCCAGCGCCTCTACGGCTGCGACCTGTGCGGCAAATCGTACCGCCACTCGGGGAGCCTCATCAACCACAAGCAGACCCACCAGACAGGGGACTTCAGCTGCTCAGTTTGCGGCAAGCACTTCCAGAACGTGGCCTCTCTCAAGAGTCACTTGCGTGGGCATCAGAGGCCAAGGAGGGCCAACTCAGGAACACCTGTGATGGCCAACATGGATGAAGatgctgaagtgggggaaggagctaCTTTGCCTGGGATGCCACCCCCAGGCAAGGAGTTCAAAGGCAGTTACGACCTTCTGGAAGGCGGGGCTCTGGTGAACGGCTGGCAGCCGCAGTCTGACGTTCCCTCGCCGTCACCAGGAAACGGCGAGGTGCCCCCCTACCTTTGTGAACAATGTGGTATGGTTTTTGACCAAGCCAGCAACCTGGAAAGCCATAAGCAGACCCACCAGTCAGGCatctaccagtgttccctctgccCCAAAGAATACCCCAGCCTTTTAGCTCTGAAAAACCACTTCCATGGGCACGCCAAGGCCACGGCGCTAAGCCGCGGCAGCCCCAGTGGGAGCGACGGAGCTGAGGAGCAGCCTTTCCTCTGCAGCCTCTGCGGCATGATCTTTCCGAATGAGGAAGATCTCCAGCACCATCACAACTTGGCGCACGAAGAAGAGGAAGggcaggcaggtggggaggaggcggAGCTGAAAACGGTCAGCAGCCCGCAGGTGGAGGACGCCGGGGATCAAGGGGACGAGCAGCTGCTCTCCCACATCTGTGGCTACTGTGGTGAGACGTTTGACGACATAGCCAGCTTGGAGGAGCACAGCGAAGGGCACCAAGAAGAAAAGGCCGCAGCCTTGGCAGACACGTCGATCCAGCTGCGACGAGTGCCGCGCGTGGAGGAGGATCCGCCACAACTGTCACCGGTGGAAATGTCAGTTGCTGCCGACGAACCCTTGGACGACAGGCCGTACACCTGCAGTCAGTGCGGCAAGACTTACCGGCACGGCGGCAGCCTGGTCAACCACAAGAAGATCCACCAGATCGGAGATTACCAGTGCGGCATCTGTTGCCGGCAGTACCCCAATCTGTCTGCCTATCGCAACCACCTCAGGAACCATCCGAAATGCAAGCTGAACGGCAGCGTGCCTGAAATCCGGCAGCCGGTCCCCGTAAAAGAAGagggccctggccctggttgtcAGAAGGCTGAGCCCCCTGATGGCCAAGCCCTGGTGTGTGAAGGGGGGAAAGATCCACCGGAGGTGCTCTCCTTTTTGTCTCCTGGGGGAGAGCAAAGTTCAGGACAAGAGGCAGCGTTGAACTGCAGCCAGTCCAGGATGCAAAGGACTCTGACGGGGGACATCTGCGGGGAAGAATTTGAAGAGAAAGCAGCCCTAGAGGCCCATCGTGGGCTCAGTTTTGCAGAAGAcaagcaggaagaggaggagatgtcGTCAAAAGAGGAGGAAGCAGCACCCGTAGAAGGGGACGAAAACGGCAGccctgaccctgaagaggggggctCCCCATCCGAGCGCCCCTTCCAGTGCGAAGTCTGCGGGCGCAGCTACAAGCATGCCGGGAGCCTGATCAACCACAAGCAGACGCACAAGACGGGCCTCTTCCATTGCGGCGTCTGCCAGAAGCAGTTCTACAACCTCATGGCCCTCAAGAACCACCATCGCACTCACTTTGAAACCAAACGCTACCGGTGCCTGGAGTGCCCTAAAGCCTTCCGGCTGCAGAAGCAGCTGGCCAGCCACTTGCGGGTCCATCGGGATAGGAAACGAGACCCCTCCTCTCAACCCTCCAGGAGGCTCCCTCACGCCAGGCGGGCCGGCAAGAGTGAGAATTCAGTCCACCCTCTTCACGCCACCAAGCATCGCCCGGATCCTGAAGAACGCCCCTACCAATGTGGGGAGTGTGGGCGCACCTACCGCCACGCGGGCAGCCTGTTGAACCACCAGAAGAGCCACAAGATTGGCCACTTTGCCTGCCCGCTGTGCAGCAAGGAGTATCCCAACCTGATGTCTCTGAAAAACCACCAGAGGATCCACTACGAAGTCAAACGCCACCGATGCCCGGATTGCGGGAAGGCTTTCAAGTGGCAACGGCAGCTGCTGAGGCACCAGCGCCGGCCCCATccctgtagcagcagcagcagcagcggaccGGGGCAAGAGCACCAAAGGAACCAGAGAGTTCCTgaaaaggagaggggagggagtcaCAGGGAATCGCCCTTCGGCCCTTTTCACTGCCTTTTGTGCTCCAAACAGTTCCCCAATCGCACCTCACTAAGGAACCATGCCCGCGTGCACTCCAAGAAACGTTTTGAGTGCCCGGAGTGTGGCAAGGCGTACCGGGCGTCTCGGGATCTGGTGCGCCACCTCAGGAGGCACCGGGTGGAGGCAGAGGATGCCGAggggggctcctcctcctcctctcccagccATCCAAACACCAGCACGCCAGCGGAGGAGGAGCGGCCCTACAAGTGTGACAGCTGCGACCGGACGTACCGCCACGCCGGCAGCCTCCTCAACCACAAGAAAGCCCATGCCACCGGCCTCTACCACTGTCCCACGTGCCAGAAGGAATTCTACAACCTCTTGGCCCTCAAAAACCACCTTCACACCCACACGAACAAGAAGCGCCACCGGTGTCCTCACTGCGGCAAAGCCTTTCGGACTGCCAGGCGGTTGGCCGCCCACTCCAGAGTCCACGGAGGCCCCAAAAAGGAGGGGACGTCTTTCACCTGCTCCGTCTGCTCCAAGGTGTTCTTCCACCAGCTCAGCTTCCAGCAGCATCAACTGGCACATGCCAGGGACGGTGGGCATTCTTCTACTGCTGGGGACATTCCCACCAGGGATGGGAGCTGAGGGTGCTAACGTACACGAACCTGTATGCCCAGGACAATGCGGCAAACTGAGCAGACTGTGAGGAAATGGGACAGGCTAGATGGAGAGAGGTCTCCGGTGGGGCAGTCAAGAGGGAGAGGAGGGTGTACAGCTGCATATCTGGGGATAAAAAAGGCAGAGTAGTTGGATGACAAGATAGAGGAAATTAGGTGCATGGGTTCCCTGTTCTCTGTAGAACGCCCAGTTGGGGACTAAATTCTCTCCCTGAATGGAATGTTGCATTGAGCACTCCGCCTAGACCTCCTTTCTTTGTGTCGCTGGAAAATGTTTCCCTGTGGCCACGTTATACCCTGTGGGGGGAGGAAGTCTTGGAGATCCCATTTGGAGAACTGACTTTTAGCACCTTGGAACCTTTCAAGCATGTGCTTAAACCCCCTgagttttcagtttttaaaaaggaaataacaACCGATAAGCCTGTTTTGAAAGTCAGATGAGTAGCAGCCTTCCGTGTTTTAGCCACCGATGGTATTTAAATAACTCTTTTGAACAATATCACAAAAGTACTGTCTTAAGGgcggggtggggtgaggggaacATGGTTTAGCTGCTGTTGCAAAAAATAACCATGGTGTGGATTTACTTTTTGGATGGCTGCCTCCTTTCTTGGGGAAAACAGCACACTTCTTGGGGTGGGCTGAAAATAGTGTTTTCAAAGACCTGTCCAAACTTGACACACTtttatctcattttttttttaaaaaaaaagttttaaaaggtatTAACTAAAAGACATTGCTGTTGATTAGAAACCATTTCTAGAGGCAGTTGACTTAAAAGGTTGTATGTTCTGCGTGTAAGCGAGTTCTCTTCTGCAAAATTGGGCTTAAGCCTCATTGCAGTGAACCAGGGACACATGGGAACATGAAAAGCGTGTCTTCCAAAACCAATTGGGCAAAGTCTTTATGATCGTAATCCGTAGGGGGTGGGAAAATAGATCTCCCTGCCTGTGGCTGTTCATAAGCTCTGCCTCTGTTGGTCTTTATTGGGAAGGGCCCTTAAGAATGGATGGGGATTGGCACCAACCCGCTCATATCCCTACACGGTCCAGCCTTCTGCTCCGGCAAGCGGTTTATAGCGCTAAGCGGAGGGGATGTCCACGCTATCCCAGCAAGCCTTTGGGTCGCTGACACCTCACGTGGTAGAAGGTGACCTGAGATTTTTGGTGGCTTTTCCTCATTCAGCTCCTTCATCCCAAAATTTGAATGAAGGTTTTTTTATTTGTTGGCTCCCTTTAAGGTTTAAAACCAGTTTCTGTATTCAGAGTAGAGCTCTGCTGGGGCTATACCACTTCCGCCAGGAGAGGTTTGCGACGTCTTCCCTCTAGCTTGAGGCCCTAGCCTTTCTGCAGATTTGCTCCGCTAGAATGGTTCTCCTCACATTTCTGGGTTCTAATttcagtaatttttaaaattaaactagGAAAAACATTTCAACGCACCCAGCCCCTTCAAGTATGAAGTGGTGCTGTCCTAACAGGGCTCTTCTATATTAGTGGCCTGAATGGAAAGGCTGGGTCTTGTATCCATCAGTCCTTGGAGTGCAGAGCAGGGGTCCCAAATTGTTTTCAAGATTGTTTGAGAAgatttttcttctctcccctcgGCAAATTGCAGATAAGCTTGTCGGGGCCAAAACTCTTCAGTGCGGAAGCCGTCCAAATCCCTCAGCAACTCCTTTCGATTAAAAGTTTAGCCGTTTTTAAGTAGTTGAGAATTCTCCAGTTGCGGTGAAACGTTATTTAGGATTTCTAACGTAGTTGGGTAATTTTTTTAAACGGGGGCAGGAGGGTCACGCGTTTCCACATTTTCAAAAATAGTCTGCTGAAACGTGTTCTCTCTCCACCTCCCCAGTTTTTATTTCAACATCCAAATGTACTAAAGTGTTTGAGTTCAtacttcctgggttttttttttgaaaatttatgtTTTGGTTCTTGACAAGGAAACCCCCCTTGTCAATTTTCTAGACGTTTGTAGCATTTCTCCTCCCCtgccctcccaaaaaaacccacattaTGATCATTCAGTACCTAATGAAACAGCGTTTAGTGAGAACGTCCTTACAACAAGCATATTTTGTTACTTAGGGGAAAATGAGGCCCCCTGCTCTAAATCCACAGGTGCTGTCTCTCTCCCCTGCCAGCCAGGGAAGCCCCCGGAAGAGTGTGGCTCCCCTATGCTACTAGACCGTGCTCCACTCAAGAGATGCAAGTGtctcctctccacacacacacccccaatagGTCAGATACATTTTCCTGCAGTATCTGGCAACCTCTGGTGTCCATACTGGAGCTGTGCGACACTGTAAAATTCTGCAAATAAAttgttctttgtttcttttttagaaagcatttcttctctcccccctcgcccctttttctcttttttttcattaTCAAGTATGCTGCAGCCAATGGAGTGTTAACTCCAGCAGTGCAAAGTTTGGTTATCCAGACCTCAGTTATCTGTTAAGCGTGAGGGTGTCCCAAATTCAAGGCCTGGCGTCAGTATGATAGTTACTGGTTGGGATACATTAGCTGTTAAAGGTGGAGGCTTAGCAGGCTGTGTGTATTCATTGCCATGTGTGGGGTTTgccctttgcgggggggggggggagtgctagcAGAAGGCGTTTTGGTACCATGTCCTGAAAGTCGCCTGGAATTGGTAGATCTGTGAGAATGGCTGGCCTCAAGGGCAGAGTTTTCCCTTCTGGAGCCCAGGTGCCGGGGGCGGGTTGAAATTCGCATTTCTGAAATCCCCCAAACAATCCTCAATCCCAGCagagtgttcctgtgtgtttgggATACGTTGAGCAGAGAGTCATCCATATTGCCTTTCCAAAGCCTTAAAGGCAGAGAGGCTAATGAAGAATCTGAAAGACCTCTAGAAACCCATTTAACAGTACCTGGGCAGGAGTTTTCCATCCCACTAGGCGAAATGCAGCTTTGACATAGTTGACTTCTCAGGGCCACTAGAACTAGATCCCGAACAGTGGTAAACATTTCTGGCTTGGATCCTCAGGGAATTTCCACAGACGGAAGGGATTCCCACTCACGGACTGTGACTATGTGACCTTCTCCCTCTTGGCTGAAGTGCTGCGCTGGGGGAACAGGGGAGCCCCAGTTATagcaggaggggaggagtcagagggaaattgccccctcccccagcctcagAAATCCTCCTGTggaggcaaaccacttctgcctGCTAGTGTTTAAAGCTTAAAACGTCTTTACCTCCCAAGAATGACGCTAGTGCAACGAATCTGAAATTTCAGTTTTGTATTTTGAGGGTTACCGAATAAGCAGTCGTTACTGCTATATCAGCCCTCCTGtggtttgccctgacctggatagccctggttggtatttgaatGGAAGACGGCAATGGAAGTCAGGGGCTGCTACGCAGCGGCAGGCAATAACAAACCTTTGAACAactcttatcttgaaaaccctgcagctgtgacttggtggcaaaacccaacaacaatattgTAGGCTACATTATGAATTCTTTGAAggagctccccccaaaaaactacaCCATaggaagagccccgctggatcagaccagtggtccgtgtagtccagcatcctgcctcacagtggccatccagttcctccggagggccaacaacagggcgtggaggctgaggcctttccctgaggcTGCCTCCTGGTTTGCTGCCCCTCAGGGTGGGgtctccctttagtcaccatggctttaGTAGTCTGACAGACCCTCCATTATAATTTTGCCCCTCTTGGGAGCTGTAGAGATTTACACCCTACAGGCAAGGAGCAATGCC
The sequence above is a segment of the Heteronotia binoei isolate CCM8104 ecotype False Entrance Well chromosome 15, APGP_CSIRO_Hbin_v1, whole genome shotgun sequence genome. Coding sequences within it:
- the ZNF646 gene encoding zinc finger protein 646, which gives rise to MAEGDAALACEPSAGQEERPYKCKQCPRSYRHAGSLVNHRRTHEVGLFPCLLCRKDFSNPMALKSHLRTHTEEKRHKCRDCGRSFRASSQLSSHRCLAHTTRDREEEEEGSNSGGCTSQRGQDTSSSDADTYSGTEGGGSLLTNLEKYIADSVVPADFSLLEFSIKRDVKKEEALQAHHGEKEGELRDATAEERRFKCDQCDKAYKHAGSLTNHKQSHTLGVYQCSMCYKEFSNLMALKSHTRLHSEYRPYKCRFCHKAFRLPSELLSHQKAHDEEKSKTASRPTWDGSDHGIWEEESIETSAKLDIYQPPPAGTNFGDSAPCSLKDTSKAGGGERCNPDGELCVRCGGTFANEEELKEHSCLYPEEANEEEGEGSTPSQLAPGSNGIWEASLKGEEDYPMLEERPFRCEDCGRTYRHAGSLINHKKSHQIGVYSCNVCSKQLYNLAALKNHLRVHLKSKLGLPTLEEASQHLSVISDLQQEEENPGEPRDCHIQPPDIWGGASCPKEEDERGGGEEERPYRCGDCGRSYRHRGSLVNHRHTHQTGVFQCSICPKQYTNLMALRNHVRVHLRAARLNGREPVDCLTCTSCGESFEEEAEFQLHQLRHLPCSEDIEAAAIPGFVGFHPQEADLLQAIKQDVEALENGAAVAEDILPSSETSYVCNQCKMTFASAASLQHHSLQHGGNREQLDGASERPDSPAPIQRLYGCDLCGKSYRHSGSLINHKQTHQTGDFSCSVCGKHFQNVASLKSHLRGHQRPRRANSGTPVMANMDEDAEVGEGATLPGMPPPGKEFKGSYDLLEGGALVNGWQPQSDVPSPSPGNGEVPPYLCEQCGMVFDQASNLESHKQTHQSGIYQCSLCPKEYPSLLALKNHFHGHAKATALSRGSPSGSDGAEEQPFLCSLCGMIFPNEEDLQHHHNLAHEEEEGQAGGEEAELKTVSSPQVEDAGDQGDEQLLSHICGYCGETFDDIASLEEHSEGHQEEKAAALADTSIQLRRVPRVEEDPPQLSPVEMSVAADEPLDDRPYTCSQCGKTYRHGGSLVNHKKIHQIGDYQCGICCRQYPNLSAYRNHLRNHPKCKLNGSVPEIRQPVPVKEEGPGPGCQKAEPPDGQALVCEGGKDPPEVLSFLSPGGEQSSGQEAALNCSQSRMQRTLTGDICGEEFEEKAALEAHRGLSFAEDKQEEEEMSSKEEEAAPVEGDENGSPDPEEGGSPSERPFQCEVCGRSYKHAGSLINHKQTHKTGLFHCGVCQKQFYNLMALKNHHRTHFETKRYRCLECPKAFRLQKQLASHLRVHRDRKRDPSSQPSRRLPHARRAGKSENSVHPLHATKHRPDPEERPYQCGECGRTYRHAGSLLNHQKSHKIGHFACPLCSKEYPNLMSLKNHQRIHYEVKRHRCPDCGKAFKWQRQLLRHQRRPHPCSSSSSSGPGQEHQRNQRVPEKERGGSHRESPFGPFHCLLCSKQFPNRTSLRNHARVHSKKRFECPECGKAYRASRDLVRHLRRHRVEAEDAEGGSSSSSPSHPNTSTPAEEERPYKCDSCDRTYRHAGSLLNHKKAHATGLYHCPTCQKEFYNLLALKNHLHTHTNKKRHRCPHCGKAFRTARRLAAHSRVHGGPKKEGTSFTCSVCSKVFFHQLSFQQHQLAHARDGGHSSTAGDIPTRDGS